CCTCGGATGTGCTCAAAGATCTCAAAATGGTCTTCCAATTCTGGAGAGAACTCGCAGAACTCCGTTTCCATGAAGAACTTTATAGTGTTTTCCCGAATTTCGGCCCGAGAGTCTAACATGGACATCACTGTCAGCATCCTAACCAAAAAGTTGTACATTTCATGTCCTCGGAGAACAGTCGGTTGAGCAAAGGCGGTGCTACTGTCCTTGTCAGCCCCGATAAATGGATTGGTTCGAGAAGACTTTCTTGCTTTAGCAAAAGGGTCACTCTTTGCCTCTTTGAACCTCTGACCGCTCAAAACCTCCATAGCCATTTTTCCAATTGGGATCTTGAGATCGGAGCCTACTTTTGGTGCTAGTTTGATCTCAAACAACCCTGGAACTTGCATGATATTGGCATGATTCTGTTTGAGCAACAGATCCTGACGTAGTACATCTTCGTAATGGAAATGGAGTGGAAGCATCATGGCTGTTCCATTTTTCTTTGGGATATTTGACCGACGGTTTGCCTTGGGTGCATGCAATTCCAAGTTTCCCACTGCTTCCTCCACAGTGGATGGGGCCGCGTAATGACGAAGGCCCTGCGTGTAAACTCTGTAATTAGTTCAGAGAAAGCATTTCCACCTTATATGTGCAGAAAAAATCGAGGAAAAAATTGAATTATATGTAGGGCGCTAGAACCAAAAGGAAATAGGAAAATGCAGATTTATACAATCTGAGCCGTTTGGACAGAGAATACATCTCAATCTTAATGTGTTTTTCCAATCTGATATGATTGCAAAAGGTCAGCTAGATCATTCGGCACTCCTCCTTAGGGGGTTCATACAGTTAATAACAGCGTGCAGTAAAAGACATTGTTGTACCATTGTTCAATTAGTGATATTTGCAATGCAAGAAGACTCTATTCTAAATTGGTGTATTTGTGAGGTCATTTGGTGTTCTTTGGGCTAACTGAGAGATATAGGCTGTCTGATTTGATTCATATGAAGCTCTAAGGAATTTGTAATCCTGTGTACGGTAAACTTGTAATAAAAAAGATGCACGAAAGGATCAAGCATTAATTCTCTAGCACCCCGCCCTATGTCTCACCCATACATATGGTGATACTGCATTTTTCATAAATAAGGATACACCAATGCGGCAAGTATACATACACAACAAATGTTACGGTAGATAATGAGATGGCTAAATAAAACCGTGCACTTTAATTTTTCAACCCTAACTAGCAGCGAATTATAAAATCCCAACTTCACCCTTCAACCTTCAGGAAGTGCTCAACTAAGAGCAGATGACCCATGCCTCTCTGCTAGTTGCAACAGCGAGAATGCAATGCAGCCTGGTGTTCAAGCTCAGATCCAGATAGAATCAAATTACTCAGGATAACTACATTTAATTTCCCCTTCACACACATTCAATTAGCAGAGTACACTAAAATCATGCCGACAAACCAATGAGGACTTCTGATTTGTTAATGTTCATTTCATCATCTGAGCTTCTGATTTGTTGAAAAAAAATAACGAATTCCCTTTGTTGCATCAGCCTAGCCTAGGTGCGCACATCCCATGAGCAAACAAACTCAATCGCCGCATTCTCGGAACTAAACTATCCCACTGCATCACTACAAACCAAATTACTTTTAAATCATCCCATTGCATCACTACAGAGTACAAACCAAATTACTCCAAAATTTGGTAGGTTTCGGGTCCCAGAATCTGAGTGAACAACGGCTAACACCGATTCCAGGATCAATCATCAATCAACGAAGAAAAAGGGCGAAATGGGAAAATGGATCGATCCAACGGAGTGAGGCGGATCGGGAGTACCGATGCCGCGGAGGCCCTGGAAGCATTCTTGATTCTGGGGCGGTGCGGGGAGGAGATGGGAGAGGATGAGGACCCGGAGGAGATGAGAGCGACGGTGGAGAACGGCGGCGGGGGAGGCTGGCAGGGCTTGCTTGATTCGCGTTAGCACAGGAAGCAGAGCGGCAGGGGTTTGGAGGGGAATGGACAGACCTGAGCGGCGGCGCCGATGCTCCGGCTTCCAGAACCAGCAAGGGCGCCTGAAGGAACGGGGACGGGGAAGCGGTGGCCGCACGCCGCCGCGTACGCCGCACGCCGCAGGAGGTTTCGCGccgccatgccgccgccgccgctgctctgcgCTTCTCCCCGTGGACCTCGTGTCAGGGCGGAAGCAGGGAGGCGGCCCTTGCGTCCGGGCGGCCTCTGTGTTGTGAGCCAACTTTGGGCTATACTGGGCCGCCATCTGTGTTACAAGGCCCAGCTGCATTAGTGTTATATGTTATGATGGCCCAGCTTCATTTAATTTTTTCCTCCCGATACGGGCTGCCATCTGTGCGCGTTCTGCGGCCCAACTGTATTTGTTTTTCCGTTCTAAAAATCAAGGAAGACATACTGAAAGTGAAGTACAAAAATCACTCAAAATATTCAAAACGTGCTCTTTATGCACAACTTTCTCTTTGTCATATTGGAACACGGATGAACGCATCAGACAGGAACAAATTATACACACATGCGACGGCGTGATATCACGCGTGGGGAAAGAATCAAGAATGCCGCCTTCTCGTAAAAGAAGCTAAAGAAGCTGGGAACGTCCTCCTACACTAAACAACAACGGCGTCCTCGTcgagcgccgccgccggctcCGGCGCGGCGTCCGTCGGCACGGCTCTGTTGAACGAGAAGGACGCCTCGCCTCCGCTAACGTGCGACCGCATCGAGTGCCGCCAGTCCAGCGccatcgccgacgccgacgccgaggccGCCGCGGCGTCCAGGCTCTGCACCCGGTGGTTCCCCTGGAACACGGACTGCCACGAGCTCCGCAGCTGCTGCCGCGCGGAGCTGGACCGGGATGAGCCCTGGCGGACCACGCGCAGCGGGCTCTCCAGGGCACGCAGCACGTAGCGCGCCGTCGGGCGGCGCGAGGGCTTGGCGCTCAGGCACGTCTTGGCGATGATGGCCACCGCCCACACCTCCTCCAGGTGGTCCTCGTCCACTAGGAGCAGCGGGTCTATGATGCCCGCAATGCTCGCCCTGTCGCCGCTGTTGATGTGGTTCAGCGTGTTCGACAGCCATTCCTCCGAGGCAGCGTCGTTTGAACCGCTGATGCCGATGTTGCCGGTCACCAGCTCCAGCAGCACCTTACCGAAGCAGAGCACGTCGTAGGAACAAGTGGCCGGTGGACCTGTCATTTAGCAAAGGTCATAAAGGAGAAAAAAATTAGAACTTCTATCCGTGGACAAAAATTTCcccaattattattattataacagaAATGTTGATTCAGTTGAACATGGATTCTTAAAGGTACTGCAGCAGCATATGTGGAAGATTTACGCACCTGATGTGTGCTTGTCGAGAGACCTGCCACAAGAAAGCGTCAGATACCAACGTCAGTCACTAACTTCagaggaaaacaaaaaaatggtttcagacatacaaaaagttggagTTTGCTCAACTATAAACACAATAAAATCAGAAGGCAGTCAACTACAGCTAAAGAAACTAAAATTCACCGCAATATCACTAAATCTATATAGGTGTGTCCTTAACTGGGGATAGAAATGCATGCTCAGATGCCTCCAGAATTCAATCTGAAGTATAAATATGCTGACGTAAAATTTAACTACTGAACTTAAAACAAAAACAGCAAGTATAGGGCAAACAGATCACAATCATAAATTCGTAGTACATATAGCTGAATCTACAAAAGCATGCTATACTGATAGGTTAAGAAAACTATTTCTAGATTATATGTAGAATTTTCCATGATTCATTGACAAAGGTGTCACTTGTCTTGCCTTGCATTTTTAGGAGTATAATTATTTAGTGCCTGATTTAACACCACCTAGGCCCTAACATATAAAGCATCAAAATCACACATTTACTAAGTATAGTTGTTCTTGATGCAGTATGTGGAAAAAAGACAGATGGAACAAGTAGCAATATTACTTTGACGATCTCAATATCCGagtgaagacattctggcttccCCCACTTTGCTGGATGCATATGTCACTCATACTCCCAAGTCGCACTTCATATTTGTCATCGAGAAGGACACTACTTGATTgtatatctctacaaaacaataaAGACATGAGAACATAATAAATCAAATGTCCACATTGACATAAAGGAAAATCCAGGCAATGAGCACCATGTGTCAAATTGGAGGTAATTGTAAACTAAGAAAATTTCAACTCACCTACTGACAGGATAGCCAAGTCAAATCAAAGTGATAAAGGTAGAAACAATTAATCAAACCGAACAGTTCGGAGGAACAAAAAGTGACTACCTCCACTTATGTCAAAGTACATTAAATAAAGATTCGTTGAATGATTGATGACATCCGCATAACACAAAGTTAAACTGTCAAATGAAAATGCAGTTCTGTGATAGAGACTGAATGCCATGGTATACTTGCTGTGGACTTTAATAAAAAGGAAACTTCATGCTGATCCAGAAGAATGATGATTTCAAGACATACAAACTAGTACTGAAATACTTTTCCCAACAAAACCAATAACACCGAAATGGCTAATCATACCAAAATGCATATTTTACATTTGTGTTGCCTGTAACCAATATACAGAGAGAGATCATATTCAATCTATAGGCCTGAGATTTTATTCGTCCATGCAAATGATCCAAAAACAAAGACTCTGCGTGGAGATCGTACTAAAGATCATTAATGATCTCATCATATTAGATACTTCTCACATAATTATTACCTCGTTTGTGGTCTTTAACATAACTATCGCCATAATTTGCCAACAAGTTGCTGAAAAGGAAGGCATGTGGTCCTTCCATGGTTTTCTGAACTATGATCTAAGTGAGGAGACTAAATAAAACTAGGACATGAAGGACTAACATAAGTGAGGAGACTAACATTTTGACTAAATAAAACTAGGACACCAAGCAACAACAGCATATCGTCACAGTAGTAAATGGAACAAGTAGAAGCCTGGATCACATTCACAGAGAAGTGCATACCTGTGAACCAATGGCGGGCTACATTCATCATGAAGGAAGCACATAGCCTCAGCCACGCCAGTTGCAATCTTCAGTCTAGTTATCCAATCCAGGGAGGGCAAGCCATCTGCAGTGTCCACAGGTTTCTTGTGCAATGCATTGGTCAAGTCCCCCTTTGGCATGTACTTGTAAGCCAGGAACTGCTCATCATCATTGCTCAAATGCGCGAGTAACGGAACAATCCTTTCGTGCGAGTACTTCGTATAGAAATCCAATTCACTCGCATGTCTGTTGACACCCTTTGCACCAACCTTCTTAACAATGACATGGGAGCCATTCTCCAACACACCATGGTAGATGTCCCCCAAATGCCCGTGTTTGATGAGTTTGTCGTCGCCAAAACCACCAGTGGCAAGGACCAGCTGCTCATAGGTGAACTCACCGGAAATGGCAGGTGCATTCTTGGGTCCATCATCAGCACCTGGAGACACTGCCGGTGGCAATGACATCACCGGATTGACACTGCTATCCCTCCTCCGTGAAGAGCGCGTCCCTTCCTCATTTAGTTCCACTCCCCTCCCTCCTGTTGTTCCTCTGCTTCTCCTCTTCACCAAACAGAGCAGCAGTGCAATAAAAAACAGAGCCATCAGTGTTCCGGCAGCTACAAGGACTCCAATGAGTACATTTTGGGAGATCCTTTGCTTCTTATTCGTCTCTGGCAAAGGCACAGGCGAGGGCGCTGGAGCATCAACGAGGTGGACGCCTTGCTTCCtgtaaaacccctcacaatccGCGCGGCTGCGCTGACCCGGTACACCGTAGAAGCAATTCGTCGTGGCAAGCACTCTTGTGTCAGACCCGTTCCAAGCTCCATCCAAGTAGTTGCTGGACACGTCGACGACCTGAAACCTTCTCCTGAGCGCCCCAATGGCATCGGCGGCGACGCCatacagagaattcccggagacGTTAAACACGGACAAGGAAGCGTTGGCTGCGTCGCCGGCGCCGAGGGAAACGGAGACGGAGACGTTGGGCAGCGCTCCGGTGAGATTGTTGCGGGAGAGGTCGAGCACGCGGAGACCCGCGACGGAGAGCAGCGCGGCCGGGATGTTGCCCGTGAGGCTGTTCCTGGACAGGAGCAGCGCCGTGAGGTTCCCGGAGGCGCCGAGATCGGGCGGCAGCGTGCCATTGACGGCGGCGGAGGTGAGGTCGAGCACGGCGAGCGGCGCGGGCAGGCCGGCGCCGAACCACGGCGGGATCTCCCCCGGGAGCGCGAACCCGGAGGCGTTGAAGCGGGCGAGCGCGGTGAGGTTGCGCAGCCCCTCGAGCGCGACGCGCGGGGGCAGCGCGGTGGCCAGGCGCGTGCGGCGGAGACCCGCGACCGTGACGCCCACGACGCGGCCCGCGGCGCAGCCCACGCCCGCCCACCGCGCGCACGGGTCGGCCTTCAGCGGCCAGTCCCGCGCGCGCAGCCCCAGCGAGGCCCGCAGGCTGTACAGCGCCGCCAGGTCCGTCCGCGACGCCAGCGGCTGCGTCTGCGCCTGCGCCACGGCCGCAGACACCGCTGCcgccaggagcagcagcagcagcgccatGGCGAGCGGCCGGCGCGCGGCAGCTGGGACCGCGTCtgttgctggtgctggtgctgttaGCAGGCCGCGGGCGCTGCCATGTGGATGTAGGCGGGCGGGGCGGCGACGCGCGCGAGGTGCTCGCGGAAATGCGTGGGCTCGCGGGGGGTTGACCAACCCACGAGAGCACGACGGGGAAGGGCTAGGGCGGCAAAGCAAGCAAAGCAACGCAGGAGGTGGTAGCGCATTGGTCCGTGTGCGTGAGCGAGTAAACAATGGGAGAGGCGGGGGTGGGTGGGGCCCGCGCCCCAGCCGTCGCGGCCGCTTTCACGTGGGCCCGCCTTGCCTCACGGGCATCGGCGCGGCCGCGCGTCAATGCGCCCGTGCCCGCAGCGCCGTGCACCGGTGACTGGTGGTGGTGGGCAGACGGCCGCCGAGTCGACTCGACTCGACGACGCGGCTTCGCAGGAAGTCTAGAGGGGAGTGCGGGGCCCGCGTAGGCGGCGGCTCGGGTCGGGGTGGGACCGGACACGACAACGGACGGGACGCTGCTGGGCCGGGGGGCACCGCTGCCATGTGGGGCCCATGTGCCGGCGGTTTGTTCCAACGACGTGGGACCCCCGGGTTTTACCGGTTCGTAGGGTCACCACCGAGGAATGTTCAGCTTGTGTGGTTTTACTACTGGTTTTGTACCTTTGCTCCTTGTATGACTCTTGATCTGTTCGTATTAGCTGGTGTATATggagcatgttcgtttggctgtgggcttgtcgtaaacgattgtaaattttcagtcggaacagtatttttctctcacacaaaccagccagcagtacttcttcacgaaccagcaacgatacgaggCAGCCAACCGAATAGGCTAATGGTTTCCATCTTCCACAGCGATAAATCCGCAGGAAATTTGGACTGTTTGGTTTTAGCTTAGCGCGTATGGGTAGAGGTGTCTTCCTCCTTTCAAACCGAAGCGTAGTGTGAATGAGAATGACAAACGGCAGCTGTGAGCCTATGGTAGTATAATACAGCACGTCATAGGAATGTTTTTATTGAAGCTAGACAGCGAGAGGAACAAATGGTGGAATGGTCTATGGTAGTAAGGTGTGTATACATCAAGGATGTGACAAGAGTACGTACTACATACGGCCCGGCttgtcggtacgggacccacaggataccccgcaaggaaggaagaagacctagtccaattaggattctcctcctgtaatcttagtagtaatattactctgtaatcctactagaaaccctcattgtaaaccgactaggattctggccttctgactatataaaggagggcagggcaccttggatcgagagttcaacagagcaattgtacgacacaatacttcataatcaatccaacgcaaatgctaacaccgactggacgtagggttgttactcgatatgcgatcgagggcctgaaccaggataaatcgactgtctcttgcgttaaccatcaagttccgcatacgctgaagcccgaacatactgccctgggtacccccgtggcaggctatcggtggtcaaacatcgacacggCTTTACTATTACAAAATCGATTTTTGCTGTCGCTTGCGATTGTTTTTTACTGGAAGTTTCTattgtaaataaaaactacggGCACACGGCTATGAACTGCCAGTATAATTCATGTCTACTGGTAGCTTTCTTAAGTATACTGCTAGTGGAAATCATGTATTTAACCTGTTTGGTTCTCTTACCGCTATAATTCATGTCTACTGGTAGCTTTCTTAAGTATACCGCTAGTGGAAATCATGTATTTAACCTGTTTGGTTCTcttacccccatggcaggctatcggtggtcaaacatcgacacggCTTTACTATTACAAAATCGATTTTTGCTGGCGCTTGCGATTGTTTTTTACTGGAAGTTTCTattgtaaataaaaactacggGCACACGGCTATGAACCGCCAGTATAATTCATGTCTACTGGTACCTTTCTTAAGTATACCGCTAGTGGAAATCGTGTATTTAACCTGTTTGGTTCTCTTACCGCTATAATTCATGTCTCCTGGTAGCTTTCTTAAGTATACCGCTAGTGGAAATCATGTATTTAACCTGTTTGGTTCTCTTACCGCTAACGTAGATCCGATTTATACAGATGACATCCTTAAGAGG
Above is a genomic segment from Miscanthus floridulus cultivar M001 chromosome 3, ASM1932011v1, whole genome shotgun sequence containing:
- the LOC136545142 gene encoding large ribosomal subunit protein uL5m-like isoform X2 encodes the protein MAARNLLRRAAYAAACGHRFPVPVPSGALAGSGSRSIGAAAQGLRHYAAPSTVEEAVGNLELHAPKANRRSNIPKKNGTAMMLPLHFHYEDVLRQDLLLKQNHANIMQVPGLFEIKLAPKVGSDLKIPIGKMAMEVLSGQRFKEAKSDPFAKARKSSRTNPFIGADKDSSTAFAQPTVLRGHEMYNFLVRMLTVMSMLDSRAEIRENTIKFFMETEFCEFSPELEDHFEIFEHIRGFNVTIVTSADTKDETSLLWSGFMLNDEGETK
- the LOC136545142 gene encoding large ribosomal subunit protein uL5m-like isoform X1; its protein translation is MAARNLLRRAAYAAACGHRFPVPVPSGALAGSGSRSIGAAAQGLRHYAAPSTVEEAVGNLELHAPKANRRSNIPKKNGTAMMLPLHFHYEDVLRQDLLLKQNHANIMQVPGLFEIKLAPKVGSDLKIPIGKMAMEVLSGQRFKEAKSDPFAKARKSSRTNPFIGADKDSSTAFAQPTVLRGHEMYNFLVRMLTVMSMLDSRAEIRENTIKFFMETEFCEFSPELEDHFEIFEHIRGFNVTIVTSADTKDETSLLWSGFMLNDEGETKG
- the LOC136545143 gene encoding probable LRR receptor-like serine/threonine-protein kinase At2g16250, coding for MALLLLLLAAAVSAAVAQAQTQPLASRTDLAALYSLRASLGLRARDWPLKADPCARWAGVGCAAGRVVGVTVAGLRRTRLATALPPRVALEGLRNLTALARFNASGFALPGEIPPWFGAGLPAPLAVLDLTSAAVNGTLPPDLGASGNLTALLLSRNSLTGNIPAALLSVAGLRVLDLSRNNLTGALPNVSVSVSLGAGDAANASLSVFNVSGNSLYGVAADAIGALRRRFQVVDVSSNYLDGAWNGSDTRVLATTNCFYGVPGQRSRADCEGFYRKQGVHLVDAPAPSPVPLPETNKKQRISQNVLIGVLVAAGTLMALFFIALLLCLVKRRSRGTTGGRGVELNEEGTRSSRRRDSSVNPVMSLPPAVSPGADDGPKNAPAISGEFTYEQLVLATGGFGDDKLIKHGHLGDIYHGVLENGSHVIVKKVGAKGVNRHASELDFYTKYSHERIVPLLAHLSNDDEQFLAYKYMPKGDLTNALHKKPVDTADGLPSLDWITRLKIATGVAEAMCFLHDECSPPLVHRDIQSSSVLLDDKYEVRLGSMSDICIQQSGGSQNVFTRILRSSKSLDKHTSGPPATCSYDVLCFGKVLLELVTGNIGISGSNDAASEEWLSNTLNHINSGDRASIAGIIDPLLLVDEDHLEEVWAVAIIAKTCLSAKPSRRPTARYVLRALESPLRVVRQGSSRSSSARQQLRSSWQSVFQGNHRVQSLDAAAASASASAMALDWRHSMRSHVSGGEASFSFNRAVPTDAAPEPAAALDEDAVVV